A stretch of the Chelonoidis abingdonii isolate Lonesome George chromosome 11, CheloAbing_2.0, whole genome shotgun sequence genome encodes the following:
- the LOC116814976 gene encoding stress-associated endoplasmic reticulum protein 1-like, protein MSGVQRMRVANERHSKSITQRGGLHRAQKAPPEEKAAVGPWLLALFVFVVCGSAIFQIIQSIRLGG, encoded by the exons ATGTCTGGGGTGCAGCGCATGAGGGTGGCGAACGAGAGACACAGCAAGAGCATCACGCAGCGGGGGGGGCTGCACCGCGCCCAG AAAGCCCCCCCGGAAGAGAAAGCCGCCGTGGGGCCGTGGCTGCTGGCCCTCTTCGTGTTCGTGGTCTGTGGCTCAG ctATCTTCCAGATAATCCAGAGCATCCGCCTCGGAGGATGA